The genomic interval gagagagagtgaaaaggggaggggtggaaaaacagatggtcacttctgtgtgcactgatctggaatcaaacccaggatattcccacaccaggccaatgctctaccactgagcaacctggccagggcatcaaGAACATATTTTCAATGACTGAAAAGAAGGAGcgatcatataaattttaggagaaTAATTTACCTCTGGTAGAAAGCACATTTAAATACCTAGTATCAAGAAAGAATGGAATactaaaaaaatagaatgaaggaGTAAGAAGAGGAGTAATACTTGGCTGATGTCTTTAGTCAAACTTTGTACATACCAATGATGAGGCTTTGATTAGATAATCAAATATAGATAATTGTAGCCCTTGGAAGTGCTCATGAAAACACCACAAAAGCACGGATTGAACATGATTATTCAACCACACAGCTAAATTATCAACTATAGATAACCAAAGGAAAGGGTAGACAATCTCAAATGCAAAGACACACACAATCTATATGAATAAGTACACATGAAAATGTTGCAGGTGTGCAAAACAGATTACCTTTAATGAAAAATGAATTTAGacattttttcaaatgaaatggTTAAGATGGGAAGCATTCAATCATATAATAGTAACAGAagatcaaataatatttttacaaattattgGAAACTCAAAGAATTTCACTCAAAAAGGTTATGCTGTTACATAGCAGTCTAAGATTTGGTTGTCATTAGATGTACTTATCAAGacagataaattaagaaatttaaaaattgatcttCCTTCTTGTAACCTTCAGAGGACAGTTGACTAAAATACAGGGTCTATGCAATATCTTGTACTCTCTGTATCTACCTAAGGTTAtgaatgatatataaaaatattttgactcaGAAATATTAGAATAACAGAAATCTGATAGGTTAAACTTGAATGAGTAAAGAATGTTACCTCTCTACATACATTCTCATAAAGACacaaaagtgtatttttttatatctctACTTTGAAACTATTCTCACTTTTCCAGTGCCTCTCAATGGGAGAGAGTATTATAAAAACTGGGAAAAATGCAGTAACAATGCTGAGCTGTGTGGAGAATTCAGTGTGACAGGTTCCAGAGAATGATGATTGGGtatcttgataaaaaaaaaaaagagacctaaTATGTTGATAGACATAAATATATGCTATTAAGCTTATTGGATAGTTACTTATTATAATTCCAGTATTAATGGGAATACTAGCTAATTTGTATAACTACATATAATTTAGAGGAAAATGACAGCAACATGTAATCTGAGGAATAACTTCTGTATTTCAATCCTTCAGTAGAAATTAAACATAAAGGAGAATTAGAGTCATTTTTATGAGTAGAAAAGTATAAGCATTTTTCTCAGACTTGGTTGTTCGAAAATTTTAATTAGTTGGATTATTACCAGCATGATGAGGATGAAAGACACATTATGGTATCAGTATAGAAAAGAACTTGAATCCCTGAAAATAATTAACTTGGATCAAGAGAAGAAAGATTCATGAATCAATAGGAGTGTTATCTGTATAAAATGTGAGAAAGTCAGTGAAACCAACTGCAGCCAAGAGGAAACAAGACTGAGATCACAGTGTTTTCCCTCCTGATATAAAGATGGCGGCAGGAGGTAGAGGAACGTCTCACTGGGAGGACCGTGTGCCTGTGGGGGTGTAAGTGTCTCTCTCATGAGAGCTCTCAGTGGGATCAGAGGAGCCCAAACTGAGAGGAACAGCACCACAGCCTCCTGAATACCTCTGAGGCTGTGTGATGGTTGAGGAACAACACACTAATTAGCTCAGTCATGAGATTAGCCAATGGCATGAGACATGTGGTgagtcccacacactgagggCATATAAAAGGCCCTCTGCAAGGACAAGGGCCCAGACTTAAGTCACCTACACTCCTTCTTCACCCAAGGACAACCCCAACAACCAGCACCATGTGTGGCTACTACGGAAACTACTATGGAGGCTGTGGCTACGGAGGCTATGGCTGTGGAGGCTGTGGCTACGGAGGCTATGGCTACGGAGGCTGTGGCTACGGAGGCCTGGGCTGTGGCTCCTGCTATGGCTGTGGCTTCCGCAGACTGGGCTGTGGCTACGGCTGTGGCTATGGATACGGCTCCCGCTCTctctgtggctgtggctgtggctatGGATATGGCCGTGGCTACTACTACTGAGGACACCATGGGTGACTCATCCTCTACACCTGGACTTCAGGATCCACCCTCTGAAAGCTGTGTGCTCTGAGCCTTGATGACAACTCGCCTTCCAGTGCTCTTTGGATCTGAAAcacccacttattttttttttctgtgtttgacTCATGGAAAGTGAAGTCATGTCAAATACATCCTGAGAATCCTGTGTGGTCTCTCATGGGAGTGATGCTGTCACAGATCCTGACTTGACTTCCATGCAGgactcatttctattttttcctaataagCCTGTTCAATGTGAAGTGATAAATAAACCTGGTTTACTTTTATTTCAAGTCCAGTGTTTGTCGTTGTGGCTTTATAGCCTCCTGAttgaattaaggaaacaattgcCTTATTAGGGAATAACTTCCTTTAATATTTGCACTTCAGTTGTCCTACCAAATCTTTGTGACATTAGGAAAGTGATAATTTGTGACCTCATTCTTCTACTCTGGTGAAGCTGTGATGACGTATGTTATGAGGGTCTATTTTTCGGATTGGAGAGGTAATGCATATTTGTCAATTCAGTTAAGTATTACCTGGACATACTATTTACTCTAAGTGCTTTAACATCAAAACCTTCATCTGTGTGAAATTTTTGTGAAGGTATGAAAGTTGACATATAACCTTTTAGTTTTAATCTTTCTGGGGGCATATCTGAACAAAAAGTGTTTCTGATATTTGCCCAAATAAGAGACAGAAAGGCTTAAGCCACTCCACCTCCACCTaacttatatgtgccttgaagtaaAATTTTTGAAGTGACACCTTTATAACTTATTTAAATTGAGAGTTATTTGCTGGCATTCTGTCCTTACGTTTCTGTCCTATAATTTGTGCTTTATCACAGTTGTAGAGTAAATTATTTGCTCTTTTACTAATATCCTGTGACTAATGTATCTGTAAACTTAGCAGTTATCCTCTCTTGATACGGTATTTCTAGGTCCTGGGTTGGCAATGAGTGAGATTAAGTAGTGTTTTAGACTAAGAAAATGGACATGTCCCAAGTCATTTTGATTGGCTGAAGGTAGTAAACAAATGAAGCCACAGGAAGGAGCTAGGATCCCTTGAAGATCATCACCCAGAAGAAATAACttgtttcctttaaaatcaaTCTTTTATGAAGGCTTGTCTCTTCTACTTACTTTTCTCATAAAGCATATAATTTTCCATGTAACAttgtcagaaaattaaatttgtctacctctagaaataaatttttagaactatTTTGCCTACGTGGTGTAagacttgaaaacaaaaaaattagatattgacTCAAATTTGATAATGATAAAttcacaagaaaatatttttgctgattataATTTCTCAAGATCAGTCCCTTACACATCTTAATGTAAGAAGAATTGTTTGACATTTTTAGCCACTCTAACACATGTAAGTTGAAGGTTTGCCCACACTAACAGCCCCAAACATTTCTCTTGTTTGTACTCACATTGGCTTGTTCACatcttaaaatctttaaattagGAACTGCTCCACCCTAAACCGGAAAACACCAGATCTTTTAACACTCTACCCTGTTtcacagttgtttttcttttcttagtgaaAACTTTAGACTCCACTATCAACTATAGTTTTTTACTCTTTCAAATAAGAATCACTTAAATGTAGGCCTTAAAAAATGACTCGTTGCAGATTTTAGTACTCCAAAAACAGTATTCTTCTAGATATAAATTTACTTCTCCtagaatttaattttgaaatatgtcaAACCCGCCATGAAGTCAAGACAACCATGTAGTGGACACTTCATACTACCCGACCAGACTTGACAAGTGTTACTATTCGGCCAGTTTTGTTTCCTCTCCCTTTATCTCCACCCACCCCAGCCTACACCACTGTACCccatcactcacacacacacacacacacacacacacacacacacacacacacattattgtTGGAACATTGAAAAATATGGTGTAGACATTATGACActattattaaatgaataaagatgTTCTCCAAGTAACTGCCATACCGTTatcattagaaaaatacataGTTTTCATACTATACTGTTTTCTAATTCATAGCTCATGTTCAGAAATTTctgattgttctttattttttatgtagaaTTCAGCGAGTGGGAATTATCACTCTCTGCAATTTATTACCTCTGGTAATCCAGCATTTCATAAAAGCTAGAGCAATTCCCCAGCCTCTTATTATTTTATGATGTTAACACATTTTTACATGTTAACATTCAAAGACAATTATTTACTAGAATATCCCATAATCTGTTTCATTAATTATATCACTTATATGTTTtaggaattaatatttttaagacacAATTAAGATCATCAAATATGCCCAACATTAAGGAATTATAAAGCGTCATCAAACAGTGAGTAGACATatattctagaacaggggtccccaaacattttacacagggggccagttcactgtccgtcagacctttggagggctggactataagaaaaactatgaacaaatccctatgcacactgcacatatcttattttaaagtaaaaaaaacaaaacgggaacaaatacaatatttaaaataaaaaacaataaatttaaatcaagaaactgaccagtatttcaatgggaactatgggcttgcttttggctaatgagatggtcaatgtgctcctttcattgaccaccaatgaaagaggtgccccttccggaagtgcatcgggggccagataaatggcctcagggggccgtatgtggcccgtgggccgtagtttggggacccctgttctagaatgaAGTCAAAGAACACAGATATACCCATGTAAAAAAACTGTATCACTGAGAGTAGGATGTGATTAGTGAGCTATTTGAGGACTTGATGTTAATTCTGGGACTGGATGACTGGATCACCACTACCATGTGTAAGTTTATATCAGTGTTGTGCACTTGTCTTTTGTGCCAATCTTCTGGGTTTTTTCATAAACTAGACTCTGTTGAATATGGTGACATCCCCCAGTTTCTGCCTCAGCGAGGGAGACATTTCTCACAGGGGCTGAGGGTGTTTTCCACGGGGGCTGAGGGTGTTGCAGGCAGAGTGCCCTCAGCTGGGAGCCACCTAGAGAAATCATTCTGCTGTAGAGCCCCCCTCGTACCAGGTTGTGCCCATTCCCTGCACCTGTCTCCAGTGGTGGGCAGTGTAAGGATAAAGGACACACCTCCTAGTCCCAGCCCCCATAATGTTGTTGGGACATCCCAATTCCATACGGACAACCGTCTTCCATATGGTTTCCTGGAGCCTCCACTGAGCTTGCACCCAACACAACTTTTTTCTCCAACCTGTCtgcttgctcctcctccttcacaATATTCATTCCCAGATCAACTGCCCCAATACTGCTCTTCTGAGAAAACCTTATAATCCAGGGCTAGGCAATGGTTGTTGGATCACTTCCCTGACTTTAATGTATTCTGTAGATTGCAGGAAATCTTGTTTAGAATCCTCTTCAGTTTGGACTTATCTAATATTTCTTTCTGATTATAACAAGGCTATACATTTTGTCAAGAAAATATAAT from Saccopteryx leptura isolate mSacLep1 chromosome 2, mSacLep1_pri_phased_curated, whole genome shotgun sequence carries:
- the LOC136391851 gene encoding keratin-associated protein 6-1-like encodes the protein MAAGGQGPRLKSPTLLLHPRTTPTTSTMCGYYGNYYGGCGYGGYGCGGCGYGGYGYGGCGYGGLGCGSCYGCGFRRLGCGYGCGYGYGSRSLCGCGCGYGYGRGYYY